In Mixophyes fleayi isolate aMixFle1 chromosome 11, aMixFle1.hap1, whole genome shotgun sequence, one DNA window encodes the following:
- the LOC142107774 gene encoding chemerin-like receptor 1 gives MANITTGYVIPNIDESVDYIIVNTYDNISEIFTLDYDDVSENVLFILHVFTMVIYSAAFLLGTTGNGLVIWFTVFRMKKTDNVVWFLNLAIADFIFTFFLPLSITYLALGFHWPFGTFICKLNSTIAFLNMFASIFLLTVISIDRCISVIFPVWCQNQRTPRLASIVALVVWILASIFSLPYFIFRNTDESDGQVFCYNNFDEDIDGIQTPLGKSRHRDTVITRFIVGFAIPFSIIVICYTVIALRIQRNHIATSTKPFKIILAVIISFFFCWIPYHIFSFLELSEKHQNELHDVLSVGIPITSSLAFINSCVNPVLYVFIGRDFKKTFWVSIQSIFEKAFNDDTLHTDLPSKIKSTCDSQLV, from the coding sequence ATGGCGAACATTACAACTGGATATGTGATCCCCAATATTGATGAAAGTGTGGATTACATCATTGTAAATACCTATGACAACATTTCTGAAATTTTCACACTTGACTATGATGATGTCTCAGAGAATGTGCTATTCATCCTTCATGTGTTCACTATGGTAATCTACTCTGCGGCTTTTCTACTAGGGACAACAGGAAATGGGCTGGTCATCTGGTTCACTGTCTTTAGGATGAAAAAGACAGACAATGTTGTTTGGTTTCTAAATCTGGCTATAGCCGATTTTATCTTTACATTCTTTCTCCCCTTGAGCATTACCTACCTTGCCCTTGGATTTCATTGGCCCTTTGGTACGTTCATTTGCAAGTTAAACAGTACAATTGCCTTTCTCAATATGTTTGCCAGCATCTTCCTGCTCACCGTTATCAGTATAGATCGCTGTATATCTGTAATATTTCCTGTTTGGTGTCAGAACCAACGAACTCCAAGATTAGCTTCAATCGTTGCCCTGGTTGTTTGGATCTTGGCTTCTATTTTCAGTTTACCTTACTTTATATTTAGAAACACAGATGAGTCAGATGGACAAGTGTTCTGCTACAATAACTTTGATGAGGACATAGATGGTATCCAGACTCCACTTGGTAAATCAAGACACAGGGACACAGTAATAACAAGATTCATTGTAGGTTTTGCTATCCCTTTCTCCATCATTGTCATATGTTACACAGTGATTGCCTTGCGTATACAAAGAAATCACATTGCCACATCTACCAAGCCCTTCAAAATTATACTAGCTGTAATAATTTCATTCTTTTTCTGCTGGATTCCTTATCATATCTTCTCCTTCCTTGAATTGTCTGAGAAACATCAGAATGAACTCCATGATGTGCTTAGTGTAGGAATTCCCATCACCTCCAGCCTAGCATTTATTAATAGTTGTGTTAATCCAGTTCTCTATGTTTTCATTGGTCGGGATTTCAAGAAAACCTTCTGGGTCTCTATACAGTCTATATTTGAGAAAGCTTTCAATGACGATACCTTGCACACAGATTTACCGTCTAAAATCAAGTCCACCTGTGATTCTCAGCTGGTCTGA
- the LOC142107775 gene encoding chemerin-like receptor 1, whose translation MESITTGYVIPNIKESVDNTTANTYDSISENSTLDYDDVSDNVQSILYVFSMVIYSVVFLLGTTGNGLVIWLTVFRMKKTVNVVWFLNLATANFIFTFFLPLSITYLALDFHWPFGKFICKLNSALTFLNLFASAFLVSVISIDRCISVIFPVWCRNHRTPRLASIVALVVWILPFIFSLPYFIFRTTVESNGQVFCYNNFNENIGGVQTPLGKLRHRDTVITRFIIFFAIPFSIIVICYTVIALRIHRNHIATSTKPFKVILAVIISFIVCWFPYHIFSLLELSEKYQDELHDVLSVGIPISSSLLLINSCINPVLYVFIGRDFRKTFWVSIQSIFEKAFNEDTLRADLRSKCKPSSDIQLV comes from the coding sequence ATGGAGAGCATTACAACTGGATACGTGATCCCCAATATCAAAGAAAGTGTGGATAACACCACTGCAAATACCTATGACAGCATTTCTGAAAATTCCACACTTGATTATGATGATGTCTCAGACAATGTGCAATCCATCCTTTATGTGTTCTCAATGGTAATCTACTCTGTGGTGTTTCTACTAGGGACAACAGGAAATGGGCTGGTCATCTGGCTCACTGTCTTCAGGATGAAAAAGACAGTTAATGTTGTGTGGTTCCTAAATCTTGCTACAGCCAATTTTATCTTTACATTCTTTCTCCCCTTGAGCATTACCTACCTTGCCCTTGATTTTCATTGGCCCTTTGGCAAGTTCATTTGCAAGTTAAACAGTGCACTTACCTTTCTCAATCTGTTTGCCAGTGCCTTCCTGGTCTCTGTTATCAGTATAGATCGTTGTATATCGGTAATATTTCCTGTTTGGTGTAGGAACCATCGAACTCCAAGATTAGCTTCAATTGTTGCCCTGGTTGTTTGGATCTTGCCTTTTATTTTCAGTTTAccttattttatatttagaaccacaGTTGAGTCAAATGGACAAGTGTTCTGCTATAATAACTTTAATGAGAACATAGGTGGTGTCCAGACTCCACTTGGTAAATTACGACACAGGGACACAGTAATAACAAGATTCATTATATTCTTTGCTATCCCTTTCTCCATCATTGTCATATGTTACACAGTGATTGCCTTGCGTATACATAGAAATCACATTGCCACATCTACCAAACCATTCAAAGTTATACTAGCTGTAATAATTTCATTCATTGTCTGCTGGTTTCCTTATCACATTTTCTCCTTACTTGAATTGTCTGAGAAATATCAGGATGAACTCCATGATGTGCTTAGTGTAGGAATTCCCATCAGCTCCAGTCTACTATTAATTAACAGCTGTATTAATCCTGTTCTCTATGTTTTCATTGGTCGTGATTTCAGGAAAACCTTCTGGGTCTCTATACAGTCTATATTTGAGAAAGCTTTCAATGAGGATACTTTACGTGCAGATTTACGGTCTAAATGTAAGCCCTCCTCTGATATTCAGCTGGTCTGA